A window from Halomicrobium urmianum encodes these proteins:
- a CDS encoding amino acid permease, which produces MTDEELAKDLGLVSALTIGIGTMIGAGIFVLPGVAASEAGPVVVVSFVAGGIIAMVNALSVSELGTAMPKAGGGYYYVNRSLGPIFGSIAGMGDWMGLAFASAFYCIGFGQYLATLAPLPSVLFLNEIQVGAMLAGLAFVGVNYVGAKETGGVQTVIVTLLLAILTAFAVAGWFAFDYGTLTGSGGLAPFGASAILPGTALVFVSFLGYAKIATVAEELKNPGRNLPLAVIGSVGIVTVLYAILVSIMLGVVSWPDLSDDAPVAQAAEVAFPASLGPVEGVAAAAATVMTLGALLATASSANASILASARINFAMGRDRIVTDWLNEIHPSYATPYRSILVTGAMIVVFVALLGRDIEILAKAASVLHLIVYALMNVALIVFREADSEYDPDFEVPLYPVTPIVGSLLSLGLVAFMDAIEIALAGLFVVLALTWYALYARSRTPREGVLSSFLRDNRETVPGPVADAADAVAPNGGDGPTVMVALSNPRSEGALVTLAGALAAAKGGTVLAIHVVTVPDQTPLDVVQTQRTETESERLLADARRDAEAFDVPVETRTIVSHRGLAEVFDAAEDDADALVMGRGGNHLAAGRAEGTLDELAHELPCDVLVLDGNSLDPERVLVPTAGGPSSDLSAEVAAALRDVTGARVTLLHVADEEPEGRAFLNQWAEDHGLRDATLAVESGDVEAAIEDAASEHTLLILGVTERGLLSRIVRGALFVDVVDDVDASVLLAERPQSRSLTEELFGRR; this is translated from the coding sequence GTGACTGACGAAGAACTCGCCAAAGACCTCGGCCTCGTCTCCGCGCTGACTATCGGCATCGGGACGATGATCGGCGCCGGGATCTTCGTGCTGCCGGGGGTCGCCGCGAGCGAGGCCGGGCCCGTCGTCGTGGTCTCGTTCGTTGCCGGCGGGATCATCGCCATGGTGAACGCGCTGTCGGTCTCGGAACTGGGGACGGCCATGCCGAAGGCTGGCGGCGGGTACTACTACGTTAACCGGTCGCTGGGACCGATCTTCGGTTCGATCGCCGGCATGGGCGACTGGATGGGGCTGGCCTTCGCCTCCGCGTTCTACTGCATCGGGTTCGGCCAGTACCTCGCGACCCTCGCACCGCTGCCGAGCGTGCTCTTCCTCAACGAGATCCAGGTGGGTGCCATGCTGGCGGGGCTGGCGTTCGTCGGCGTCAACTACGTGGGTGCGAAGGAGACCGGCGGCGTCCAGACGGTCATCGTCACGCTACTGTTGGCGATTCTCACTGCCTTCGCGGTCGCGGGCTGGTTCGCCTTCGACTACGGGACGCTGACCGGCAGCGGCGGCCTGGCGCCGTTCGGCGCGAGCGCCATCCTGCCGGGGACGGCGCTGGTGTTCGTCTCCTTCCTCGGGTACGCGAAGATCGCCACCGTCGCCGAGGAGCTGAAGAACCCCGGCCGGAACCTCCCGCTGGCGGTCATCGGGAGCGTCGGCATCGTGACCGTCCTCTACGCGATCCTGGTGTCGATCATGCTGGGCGTCGTCTCCTGGCCGGACCTCAGCGACGACGCGCCCGTCGCCCAGGCGGCCGAGGTCGCCTTCCCGGCGTCGCTCGGTCCCGTCGAGGGCGTTGCGGCCGCGGCGGCGACGGTAATGACGCTCGGCGCCCTGCTGGCGACGGCCTCCTCTGCCAACGCGTCGATCCTCGCGTCGGCCCGCATCAACTTCGCCATGGGTCGGGACCGCATCGTCACCGACTGGCTCAACGAGATCCACCCGAGCTACGCCACGCCCTACCGGTCGATCCTCGTCACCGGCGCGATGATTGTCGTCTTCGTGGCCCTGTTGGGTCGGGATATCGAGATACTGGCGAAGGCGGCCTCGGTGCTGCACCTGATCGTCTACGCGCTGATGAACGTCGCGCTGATCGTCTTCCGCGAGGCCGACTCCGAGTACGATCCGGACTTCGAGGTCCCGCTGTACCCGGTGACGCCGATCGTCGGATCCCTCCTCTCGCTCGGCCTCGTGGCGTTCATGGACGCGATTGAGATCGCGCTCGCGGGGCTGTTCGTCGTCCTCGCGCTGACCTGGTACGCCCTCTACGCCCGCTCGCGGACGCCCCGGGAGGGAGTGCTCTCGTCGTTCCTCCGGGACAACAGGGAGACCGTTCCCGGACCGGTGGCCGACGCCGCTGACGCCGTCGCGCCGAATGGCGGGGACGGACCGACCGTCATGGTCGCCCTCTCGAACCCGCGGTCCGAGGGCGCGCTCGTCACGCTCGCGGGCGCCCTGGCCGCTGCGAAGGGCGGGACGGTCCTCGCGATTCACGTCGTGACCGTTCCCGACCAGACGCCGCTGGACGTGGTCCAGACCCAGCGCACCGAGACCGAGTCCGAACGCCTGCTGGCAGACGCGAGGCGCGATGCCGAGGCCTTCGACGTCCCGGTCGAGACCCGGACCATCGTCTCTCACAGGGGCCTCGCGGAGGTGTTCGATGCCGCCGAGGACGACGCCGACGCGCTCGTGATGGGGCGCGGCGGAAACCACCTCGCTGCGGGACGCGCCGAAGGGACCCTGGACGAACTCGCTCACGAACTGCCGTGCGACGTACTCGTGCTGGACGGGAACTCGTTGGACCCGGAGCGAGTGCTGGTCCCGACGGCGGGCGGCCCCTCCTCGGACCTCTCCGCGGAAGTCGCGGCCGCACTTCGAGACGTGACCGGTGCGCGCGTGACGCTGCTGCACGTCGCCGACGAGGAGCCCGAGGGCCGAGCGTTCCTGAACCAGTGGGCCGAAGACCACGGCCTTCGAGACGCGACCCTCGCGGTCGAGTCCGGCGACGTCGAGGCCGCGATCGAGGACGCGGCTTCCGAGCACACCCTCCTGATCCTGGGAGTGACCGAGCGCGGTCTCCTCTCGCGGATCGTCCGCGGGGCGCTCTTCGTCGACGTCGTCGACGACGTGGACGCGAGCGTTCTCCTGGCCGAGCGACCACAGAGCCGGTCGTTGACTGAGGAGCTGTTCGGGCGACGCTGA
- a CDS encoding response regulator: MDRRPSTPDEAEILLVEDNPGDVRLVEEAFSDGHINNQLHTVADGQQALDFVHRRGDYEDAPRPDMVLLDLRLPRVDGEDVLHEIKHHPQLDDGPVIVLSGMDEDVIESRDLDHDADEDAVIEKPVDPGEFLDVISEFDQFRLSVLRTGDD; this comes from the coding sequence ATGGACCGCCGGCCCTCCACTCCCGACGAGGCGGAGATACTGCTGGTCGAAGATAATCCAGGGGACGTACGCCTCGTCGAAGAGGCCTTCAGCGACGGTCACATCAACAACCAACTGCACACAGTTGCCGACGGCCAGCAAGCACTGGACTTCGTTCACCGCCGGGGCGACTACGAAGATGCGCCCCGTCCGGACATGGTCCTGTTAGACCTCCGATTGCCCAGAGTGGACGGCGAGGACGTCCTCCACGAGATCAAACATCATCCCCAACTGGACGACGGCCCCGTTATCGTTCTCTCCGGAATGGACGAAGACGTCATCGAATCTCGCGACCTCGATCACGACGCAGACGAGGACGCCGTCATCGAGAAGCCGGTCGATCCGGGCGAGTTCCTCGACGTGATCAGCGAGTTCGATCAGTTCCGGCTGTCGGTTCTTCGTACCGGCGACGACTGA
- a CDS encoding universal stress protein, giving the protein MTLLDHVLVPVASEADAEATVAALAPHLDEVSRVTAVHVIEKGGGAIDKAPLEKRREDAAEYLAVVEVRLGADVAVDTRTDYGTDVVVTLFEAAEDVGATALVFRPRSGSRIVRLLTGDTATRLTTDPAVPVVSLPDPERE; this is encoded by the coding sequence GTGACGCTGCTCGACCACGTGCTCGTGCCCGTCGCGAGCGAGGCCGACGCGGAGGCCACGGTCGCAGCGCTGGCGCCGCACCTCGACGAGGTCAGCCGGGTCACGGCCGTCCACGTGATCGAGAAGGGTGGCGGGGCGATCGACAAGGCGCCGCTGGAGAAGCGCCGGGAGGATGCCGCCGAGTACCTCGCCGTCGTCGAGGTGCGCCTGGGCGCCGACGTCGCGGTCGACACGCGGACCGACTACGGCACCGACGTCGTCGTAACGCTGTTCGAGGCGGCCGAGGACGTTGGCGCGACGGCGCTGGTCTTCCGCCCTCGCAGCGGGAGCCGCATCGTGCGACTGCTCACCGGCGACACCGCGACCCGCCTGACTACCGACCCGGCGGTTCCGGTGGTGTCACTGCCCGACCCCGAGCGGGAGTGA
- a CDS encoding DUF7344 domain-containing protein, whose product MSYTLAGGDTEDTRIDAQEAAREDALDTYFTVLSNQRRRRVLDCLREYETPIALADLADEVAVREYDSPVTEIPAEEVKEIYVSLYHVHVPRIADADLIEYDQEDDLVTLLDDGQELIEVIP is encoded by the coding sequence ATGTCCTATACGCTTGCTGGGGGAGACACGGAAGACACGCGGATCGACGCTCAGGAGGCTGCACGTGAGGACGCTCTCGATACCTACTTCACGGTCCTTTCGAACCAGCGCCGTCGCCGCGTCCTCGACTGTCTGCGGGAGTACGAGACGCCGATAGCGCTGGCCGACCTGGCGGACGAAGTTGCTGTCCGCGAGTACGATTCCCCCGTCACCGAGATCCCGGCCGAGGAGGTCAAGGAGATCTACGTCTCGCTGTACCACGTCCACGTCCCGCGGATAGCGGATGCCGACTTGATAGAATACGACCAGGAAGACGACCTGGTGACGCTGTTGGACGACGGCCAGGAGCTGATCGAGGTCATCCCGTAG
- a CDS encoding Lrp/AsnC family transcriptional regulator yields the protein MDYRLDEIDRRIVYELMRDARDTSAPEIAEQVNVSPGTIRNRINQLEDHGIIKGYAASVDFERADGRLTNLYMCNAPISERESLAREVSAIPGVINVRELMTGRRNLHVLAVGEDTEDLRRISRALSRLGIDIEDEDLVQTETTSPYDAFGPDEDRPAAGATDFISLAGDASVVDVTVQSDAPIVDRTLADAVQSGILEESSLVIAIERDDRTLTPHGETVIRPDDIVTILCRGGDPEQVVSGFVADGTRPEL from the coding sequence ATGGACTACCGGCTCGACGAGATCGACCGACGGATCGTTTACGAGTTGATGCGGGACGCCCGCGACACGTCGGCGCCGGAGATCGCAGAGCAGGTCAACGTCTCTCCGGGGACTATCAGGAACCGGATCAACCAGCTCGAGGACCACGGGATCATCAAGGGATACGCGGCGTCGGTCGACTTTGAGCGCGCGGACGGGCGGCTGACCAACCTCTACATGTGCAACGCCCCCATCTCGGAGCGGGAGTCGCTCGCCCGCGAGGTCAGCGCCATCCCCGGCGTGATCAACGTCCGCGAGCTGATGACCGGCCGGCGAAACCTCCACGTGCTGGCGGTCGGCGAGGACACCGAGGACCTCCGCCGCATCTCGCGGGCCCTCTCCCGGCTCGGGATCGACATCGAGGACGAAGATCTCGTCCAGACGGAGACGACCAGCCCCTACGACGCCTTCGGACCCGACGAGGATCGCCCCGCCGCCGGCGCGACCGACTTCATCAGCCTCGCCGGTGACGCCAGCGTCGTCGACGTGACCGTCCAGTCTGATGCGCCAATCGTCGACCGGACACTGGCGGACGCAGTCCAGTCGGGCATCCTCGAGGAGAGCTCGCTGGTGATCGCCATCGAACGGGACGACCGAACGCTGACCCCGCACGGTGAGACGGTGATCCGCCCAGACGACATTGTGACCATCCTCTGCCGGGGTGGCGACCCCGAGCAAGTGGTGTCCGGATTCGTCGCCGACGGAACCCGGCCGGAACTGTGA